In a single window of the Heliangelus exortis chromosome 1, bHelExo1.hap1, whole genome shotgun sequence genome:
- the TFEC gene encoding transcription factor EC isoform X3: MKGKEQLVAIEEIVDSSEIKLLSSSILDIYNSDQGMAPANMGLTNASCPANLPVKRELTEADTRALAKERQKKDNHNLIERRRRYNINYRIKELGTLIPKSNDPDMRWNKGTILKASVEYIKWLQKEQQRARELEHRQKKLEHANRRLLLRIQELEIQARAHGLPVMSSLSAVDLAAQVIKQQPYPEENSVDYSQQMPLAHRPNSDVCDGSTAFSDPLSHFTDLSFSAALKEEQRLEEILLDDTVSPFGTDPLLSSTSPAASKESSRRSSFSTDDGDDL; this comes from the exons atgaaggggaAAGAACAGTTGGTAGCTATTGAGGAAATAGTAGACtcctcagaaataaaactg CTATCCAGCAGCATTTTGGATATATATAACAGTGACCAGGGAATGGCACCAGCTAATATGGGTCTCACAAATGCTTCTTGCCCAGCTAATCTACCAGTAAAAAGGGAACTTACAG AAGCAGATACACGAGCATTGGCAAAggagaggcaaaaaaaggaTAATCACAATCTCA tTGAGAGAAGAAGAAGGTATAATATTAATTATCGAATCAAGGAGCTTGGCACACTCATCCCCAAGTCTAATGATCC TGATATGCGCTGGAACAAAGGaactattttaaaagcatcagtGGAGTACATCAAGTGGCtacaaaaagaacaacagaGAGCCAGAGAATTAGAACACAGGCAGAAGAAATTAGAGCATGCTAACAGGAGACTTCTACTCCGAATTCAG GAACTAGAGATCCAGGCACGTGCACATGGCCTTCCAGTCATGTCTTCACTCAGTGCAGTCGATTTAGCTGCACAGGTCATCAAGCAACAGCCTTATCCAGAGGAGAACTCTGTAGACTACTCCCAACAAATGCCTCTGGCACACAGACCAAATTCTGATGTTTGTGATGGATCTACAGCCTTTTCTGATCCACTTTCACACTTCACAGATTTGTCCTTCAGCGCAGCTTTAAAAGAAGAGCAACGACTAGAGGAAATTCTACTGGATGACACAGTGTCACCGTTTGGAACAGACCCACTCTTGTCCTCCACGTCCCCAGCTGCATcaaaggagagcagcaggagaagcagctttagcacagatgatggagatgatttataa
- the TFEC gene encoding transcription factor EC isoform X1, translated as MPPASDIGTAESPVTKLLALGGENENAMEEVIEDIINMESSFNDEGIGCSETPLLMQRTLSSSILDIYNSDQGMAPANMGLTNASCPANLPVKRELTEADTRALAKERQKKDNHNLIERRRRYNINYRIKELGTLIPKSNDPDMRWNKGTILKASVEYIKWLQKEQQRARELEHRQKKLEHANRRLLLRIQELEIQARAHGLPVMSSLSAVDLAAQVIKQQPYPEENSVDYSQQMPLAHRPNSDVCDGSTAFSDPLSHFTDLSFSAALKEEQRLEEILLDDTVSPFGTDPLLSSTSPAASKESSRRSSFSTDDGDDL; from the exons ATGCCTCCTGCCAGTGACATTGGCACAGCTGAGAGCCCCGTTACCAAGCTGCTGGCCCTTGGAGGAGAAAACGAAAATGCG atGGAGGAGGTTATTGAAGACATAATCAATATGGAATCAAGTTTCAATGATGAAGGGATAGGTTGTTCTGAAACTCCTCTACTAATGCAAAGAACT CTATCCAGCAGCATTTTGGATATATATAACAGTGACCAGGGAATGGCACCAGCTAATATGGGTCTCACAAATGCTTCTTGCCCAGCTAATCTACCAGTAAAAAGGGAACTTACAG AAGCAGATACACGAGCATTGGCAAAggagaggcaaaaaaaggaTAATCACAATCTCA tTGAGAGAAGAAGAAGGTATAATATTAATTATCGAATCAAGGAGCTTGGCACACTCATCCCCAAGTCTAATGATCC TGATATGCGCTGGAACAAAGGaactattttaaaagcatcagtGGAGTACATCAAGTGGCtacaaaaagaacaacagaGAGCCAGAGAATTAGAACACAGGCAGAAGAAATTAGAGCATGCTAACAGGAGACTTCTACTCCGAATTCAG GAACTAGAGATCCAGGCACGTGCACATGGCCTTCCAGTCATGTCTTCACTCAGTGCAGTCGATTTAGCTGCACAGGTCATCAAGCAACAGCCTTATCCAGAGGAGAACTCTGTAGACTACTCCCAACAAATGCCTCTGGCACACAGACCAAATTCTGATGTTTGTGATGGATCTACAGCCTTTTCTGATCCACTTTCACACTTCACAGATTTGTCCTTCAGCGCAGCTTTAAAAGAAGAGCAACGACTAGAGGAAATTCTACTGGATGACACAGTGTCACCGTTTGGAACAGACCCACTCTTGTCCTCCACGTCCCCAGCTGCATcaaaggagagcagcaggagaagcagctttagcacagatgatggagatgatttataa
- the TFEC gene encoding transcription factor EC isoform X2 produces the protein MPPASDIGTAESPVTKLLALGGENENAMEEVIEDIINMESSFNDEGIGCSETPLLMQRTLSSSILDIYNSDQGMAPANMGLTNASCPANLPVKRELTADTRALAKERQKKDNHNLIERRRRYNINYRIKELGTLIPKSNDPDMRWNKGTILKASVEYIKWLQKEQQRARELEHRQKKLEHANRRLLLRIQELEIQARAHGLPVMSSLSAVDLAAQVIKQQPYPEENSVDYSQQMPLAHRPNSDVCDGSTAFSDPLSHFTDLSFSAALKEEQRLEEILLDDTVSPFGTDPLLSSTSPAASKESSRRSSFSTDDGDDL, from the exons ATGCCTCCTGCCAGTGACATTGGCACAGCTGAGAGCCCCGTTACCAAGCTGCTGGCCCTTGGAGGAGAAAACGAAAATGCG atGGAGGAGGTTATTGAAGACATAATCAATATGGAATCAAGTTTCAATGATGAAGGGATAGGTTGTTCTGAAACTCCTCTACTAATGCAAAGAACT CTATCCAGCAGCATTTTGGATATATATAACAGTGACCAGGGAATGGCACCAGCTAATATGGGTCTCACAAATGCTTCTTGCCCAGCTAATCTACCAGTAAAAAGGGAACTTACAG CAGATACACGAGCATTGGCAAAggagaggcaaaaaaaggaTAATCACAATCTCA tTGAGAGAAGAAGAAGGTATAATATTAATTATCGAATCAAGGAGCTTGGCACACTCATCCCCAAGTCTAATGATCC TGATATGCGCTGGAACAAAGGaactattttaaaagcatcagtGGAGTACATCAAGTGGCtacaaaaagaacaacagaGAGCCAGAGAATTAGAACACAGGCAGAAGAAATTAGAGCATGCTAACAGGAGACTTCTACTCCGAATTCAG GAACTAGAGATCCAGGCACGTGCACATGGCCTTCCAGTCATGTCTTCACTCAGTGCAGTCGATTTAGCTGCACAGGTCATCAAGCAACAGCCTTATCCAGAGGAGAACTCTGTAGACTACTCCCAACAAATGCCTCTGGCACACAGACCAAATTCTGATGTTTGTGATGGATCTACAGCCTTTTCTGATCCACTTTCACACTTCACAGATTTGTCCTTCAGCGCAGCTTTAAAAGAAGAGCAACGACTAGAGGAAATTCTACTGGATGACACAGTGTCACCGTTTGGAACAGACCCACTCTTGTCCTCCACGTCCCCAGCTGCATcaaaggagagcagcaggagaagcagctttagcacagatgatggagatgatttataa